The DNA sequence AAATGGTAGGGCAGATTGCCCGAGCCATTGAGCGGACAATTACTAAGGGGTGCTGGATGCTGACCTTCTAAGTCTCCAGCCATAAGAAGATAAGAATTCGATCGGCAATAAATGCCGGCGACCCGCGAGAAGCGGGACTTGGGAGGGGGTAGGCCACGAAAGACGCGATCTGCGTCGTTTGTGGAGGTCAAACAGGCAAGCGGAGCGAAGCTCTTGTTTGAAAGTTCTGACCAACAAGATTCTCGTTGGGTGCTCGTGAGAGCCTCAGCATTTTATTAGGATCTTCCCCCTAAATAGTTTTGCGCAGACGCGCTGCACTTGTCCGTGTACGGAGTAAGTGCGGTTCTGATTTGCGTTTAGTGTTGACGGTCGTCGAGGGGCGACCAGGGAGACGGGAAAAGGTCTATGGTAAAGTTACTCGAAGCCCTTATTTTTAGGACCCGCATCATCATTCTCGCAGCGCTTGCGGTATTCACGCTTTATGCGGGGTATTTCGCGACGCAGCTGAAGATGGACGCCGGGTTCGACAAGCAGTTGCCAGCGGGGCACGAATATATTCAGACCTTCCAGGAGTATCGAGAGAAACTCTTCGGTTCGAACCGTGTGATCATTGTGCTGGAAGCCAAAGAAGGCTCAATCTGGAACAAAGAATTCTTCCAAGAATATAAAGATATCACAGACGATATCTTCTTCCTTCCTGGGGTTGCCCGTCACACCGTGACATCGCTCTGGACGCCTAACACGCGGTATCTTGAGATTACAGAAGAAGGCATTCGTGCTGACGATGTGATCCCCGGTACGGTGACGTCAGAGACGATGAACCCGGAAGCTCTCGCGCAGATCGAAAACAACGTTATCCGCGGCGGCTTCGTTGGGCGCCTGGTGGCGGGAGATTTCCGCTCTGCGATGATTACGGCAGAGCTCTTGGAGTACAACCCGAAGACTCAAGAGAAGCTCGACTATTTTGATCTTGCTGCAAAACTTGAATCGGAAATTCGAGCGAAATATGAAACTGAAGGCGGCGACTACAACGTCCGCATCATTGGTTTTGCGAAGCTGATCGGTGACATTGCCGATGGTGCGCAATCGGTTGTTCAGTTCTTCTTTATCGCTTTCGTTTTGACGACCCTCTCTGTGTATCTCTATGCACGGTCGATCATTCTCACCTTCCTGCCCCTTTTCTGTTCACTGGTTTCAGTGGTCTGGCAATTCGGGGTTCTGGCCTTCCTCGGTTACGGTCTTGATCCACTCGCGATCCTGGTTCCGTTCCTGGTCTTTGCGATCGGGGTGAGCCACGGGGTGCAGCAGATCAACTTGATCACCGCCGAAATATCCAACGGCGCAACCTCAGAGGAAGCCGCACGGACAAGCTTCTCTGGCCTATTGATCCCTGGGACGATGGCTCTGGTGACTGACCTTGTGGGCTTCGGCACACTGATCTTGATCCCGATCCAGATGATCCAGGAACTCGCGATTACGGCATCGATTGGTGTGGCGCTGAAGATCATCACCAACCTCATCATGCTGCCGATCCTCGCTTCCTACTTCACGTTTGACGAAGGATTTGCTGATCGTGTCGCTAGGGCTCGCGAAACGCGCCTTAAGATCATGCGGATACTTGGGAACATTGCGAACCCGAAAACGGCAGTGATCACACTGATTGTTTCAACGGGCTTCTTCATCGCTGCGGTCGTCGAAAGCCAAGACCGTCATGTCGGTGCGCTGCATCCTGGATCACCGGAACTTCACCCTGATGCCCGCTACAATGTCGACAGTACGACCATTGCGGAGAAGTTCTCGCTCGGTCTTAACTTGTTGACCGTTGTGACGGAAACGCCAACGGAAGCCTGTATCAAATACGACCAGATGCGCTACCTGAACCGTTTCACGTGGCACATGGAAAATGTTGAAGGTGTCTCTCTTGCCATCTCACTGCCATATGCGGTGAAGAACTCATCGGCAGGTTGGAACGAGGGCAATCTCAAATGGCGTGCGCTTCCGCGTAACCAGTTTGCCCTGGTACAGGCTGTGGGCCCTGTTCCACCATCAACAGGCCTTCTCAATCAGAACTGTTCGGTTATGTCGCTTTTGGTCTTCCTGGAAGACGCAAAGGCAACAACGATCGAGCGAGCGGTTGAAGAAGTTGTTGCATGGCGTGCTGCAAACGAACGCGAAGATGTGAAGATCCGTCTCGCGTCCGGCAACATGGGTGTTGCTGCTGCGGTGAACCAGGAGATTGAAACATCAGAGCTGCCAATGATGCTCTGGGTATATGTGGCAATCGTCATCCTGGTGGTTCTCACCTATCGTGACTGGCGTGCGACAATCGCATGTACCATTCCACTTACCTTCGCCACCTTCTTTGGCTACTGGTTCATGGAGCTGCTCGAGATCGGGCTCACCGTGGCGACATTGCCAGTGATGGTGTTGGCCGTGGGTCTGGGTGTGGACTACGCGTTCTACATCTATAACCGCGTTCAGTTCCACCTGGCCGAAGGCTTGAACATTACGGACAGCTACAAGCAGACACTCTTCGAAACTGGTATGGCGGTTGTGTTTACAGCCATCACCATGGCGGTTGGTGTGTCGACTTGGACCTTCTCAGCCCTGAAATTCCAGGCTGACATGGGTCTCTTGCTTACCTTCATGTTCTCAATCAACATGATCATGGCGATCACAACACTGCCTTCCATTGCAGTGGTTCTCGACATGCTCTTCCCACGCAAACGCCCTGTGAAGGCGCCGTCAGGCGCTCTCGCGCACTAAATAAGTGGGACAAAGAAAAACAACGCCGTCGAGGGACATTGTCCGTCGGCGGCGTTATAGTTTCAGACAACAGATGCTGGCCAATCCAGGAGCGGGCATCATAGGGAAGACCGGAGGCACATATGCTCGATAAAATTCTGAGCCTTTTACAAGACGGCCCAAAAGCACCACCTGCAGCGACTGTTGCCAGTGGTGATGTAAAGCAGGTCGCGGCGGCGGCGTTGATGGTTGAGGCGGCTCGCCTCGATCGCGACTTTGACGAAGGTGAACGCGCGACAATCACGCGTGTGGTGAAGGAGCAGTTCGGCCTGACCGACGATGCGGCAAACGACCTTGTGGACGTTGCTGAGAAACGTCAGAAAGCCAACTATTCCGACATGGCTTTTATCAATATTGTGGCTAACAGCTTTGATGATGGAGAGAAGAAGGACCTTCTCAAAATGCTCTGGGCGGTTGCACTCTCAGACGGCAGCCTTCACAAGTTTGAGGAGCACCTGGTGAATCATGTGGCTACGCAGCTTGGGTTGAGCGCTGATGACACAGCAGCAGCGAAAGAAGCCGCAAAAGGCTGAGTTTCAAAAGAGTTAGACTGAAAAGGCCGCCTCCCAATTTTGTTTTGGGGGCGGCCTTTTTGTATGCGGTGAGTATTGGTCGCCTTAGCGAAGCGAGAAGCCGACCGCCGTTTCCAGGTCGGTCAGCGCTTGCTCGGCGTTCAGAACCTTGATTGTTGTCATGCCGAGCGCCTTGGCGGGTTTGAGGTTGATGCCGAGATCATCCAGATAGACAGACTGGGATGCTTCGACACCAAGTGTTTCGCACGCCATTTCGTAGATGCGTGGATCCGGTTTGCGGATGCCAATCTTAGAGCTTTCGATGACATGATCGAAAAGGCTCATCACTTCTGAAACCGCAGCCGCTTTGGCCTCTGTCCGCGCCATGCCAGCGCCTTCACCTGCGCTTACATTATTGGTAATGCAGCCCACGGTGAACTTCTCTTTGCAGCGCTTAAGAGCTGTTACCATTTCCGGGCGGATGTCACCGGAAAGAAGGGAAACGACCTCGCGGCCGGTAACACTGCCACCCAATGCGGTCGCTTCCTTTGCGAACATGTCGTCGAATTCGGCCAGCGTGATATCGCTTCGCTCAAAAAGAGCCCAGGCATTTGTATCGGGGTTGGTTGAATTAACCTGCCGGATGAAGTCCTTGGGCAAACCCCGCTCTGCTTCAAACCGATTGAATGCTTCAAAAGGGCTCGTGGTGAGCACGCCACCAAAATCCCAAATTACCGCCTGAACCATATGTCATCTCTCCAATTTTGTTGCGGGACCCTACCTGAGTGCGGCCAAAACACCAACGTTTCTGCCCGTTTCAAAGTTTCTTTTGAGGTGATCTTGAAAAAACAGACCGATCTACATAATTTATGGTGATGGAAAATCAACAATCAAATGCACCCGAAACTGAAATCCACGACGCGCGCCAAAGCAAGGGCGATCGAACGAGACAGGCATTGGTTGAGACGACAGCGCGCTTGCTTCAAGAGCAGGGCTTCGCCGCAACCGGGCTCAACCAGATCGTTCGTGAAAGCGGTCAGCCTCGTGGATCACTCTACTTTCATTTTCCCGGCGGCAAGGAAGAGCTCGCGGCGGCGGCAGTCACGGCAGGTGCCGCTCAGGTTGAGGCAATTTTGCAGGAAGGTCTGGCCGGCGCAGAACATCCAGAAGCTGTTCTCGTAAAGACCGCATCGCTGTTTGCAGAAGAGCTGCGAGCCTCGCAATTCTCCAAAGGGTGTCCCGTCTCAACTGTCGCTCTTGAGGCAACAAAAGCGACACCCCTGTTGCAGAGAGCCTGTGCAGACGCCTACGACGCTTGGCTCGCACTTATCACAACAACCTTTATTCGTCTCGGGCTCCCGTCAGACCGAAGTCCCCGCCTTGCCCGGCTCACACTATCCTCAATTGAAGGCGCGCTTTTACTAGCCAAAGCGACGCAAGACATAACACCACTGAACGACGTCGCGGCGGATTTGAGCCCCTTATTGAAAGTTTGATCTTATGACCCACAAAATTCTGATGACTGGTATCACTGGCCTAGTCGGCCGTTGGACTGCTGCTGCGCTTACTCGCAATGGTGCGACCATCGTTGCCCCCGTTCGCAATGCGAGCAAGCGGGCGCAAGGCTTGATCGAATGGATGTCTGATCACGGCGGCGATGCAGAACGCTTAATACTTGTTGAGGGTGACCTGGCAACAGAGAACTTCCTTGAACAGGAATCACTCCGCCAGCATCTCGATAACGTCACCCATGTGTATAGTTTCGCGGCCCTGATGGATTGGGGGTTGCCTCCTAAACTGGCAAAGCGCGTCAATGCCAGTGCTGTTCGTGAGTTGTTGGATTGGGCAAAAGCTCAACGCGACCTCCAGCGCTTCGTTCACATATCCGGCTATTTGGTAACCTCGCCCCGCCACAGAGAGGCGATCAATTTTGATCCAGCTGCTTTGGCCACAAGCGCCTCAAACCCAAAGAAACAGCTCCGCCGCCTATACAAGCGGGTAGGAGCGTATGAGGCTTCGAAAATTGAGGCTGACTTCCTTGTGCGGCAAGCCGCAGTTAACGGCTTGCCGACAACGATCCTCAACCCGGCGACTGTGATTGGAGCCTCAGACACCGGCGAGGCCCACCAGGTATTTGGAATTGAAGGTCTGATTGATGGATTGAAACGAGGAACGTTAAGCGCTGTGCCAGGAACCCCTCAGGCTTGGACCCCTCTGGTGACGATCGATTATGTTGCTGCCTTCGCCGCCAAAGTTCCTCTTCAGGATGCTGACCAGAGCACCGACTATGTTTTGCTAAATCAAGGCACGCCAACACTCAAGAACATGGTCGGGATCATTGCAGACGAACTCAATCTGCGAGCGCCAAACAAACACATTCCCATCTGGGCATTGAGAGCGGTGTTGAAAAGCGGCATGGAGAAACGGTTGGGCACACCAGCGGAGACTCTGGCATTCATCAACGATTACCGTTTTGACACGAGCACTGCAGAAGCTGCAGCAGTTAGAGCTGGCATCGCGCAGGCTGACATTGAAACAGCCCTTCGAAAGACTCTGCGGTTCATCGAGAGTGCCGCGCCAAACAGGGTCGCTGCCTGAGCTAGTTCGCCCGCTTAACCAGGCAGTCCTGACCTTGGACTTTTAGGGCTGAGCAAACCGAATTTGCGTCAGCCTTTGCATCAAAAGCGCCAAAACGGACGCGATAAAAAGTACCGCGTTCGCCAAGGTCGGCAGCTTCAATGTTCAACGTTTCTCCGCCTAACAGATCACTGTGGGCGGTCTGCAGGTTTGCCCAGGCGGTCTTCGCGGCGGCTTCGGAACGAACGGATAGCAGTTGGATCAGATATTGCCCGGCTTCTGCGACAGCCGGTGTTGGGGTG is a window from the Rhodobiaceae bacterium genome containing:
- a CDS encoding multidrug efflux system subunit MdtC, whose translation is MVKLLEALIFRTRIIILAALAVFTLYAGYFATQLKMDAGFDKQLPAGHEYIQTFQEYREKLFGSNRVIIVLEAKEGSIWNKEFFQEYKDITDDIFFLPGVARHTVTSLWTPNTRYLEITEEGIRADDVIPGTVTSETMNPEALAQIENNVIRGGFVGRLVAGDFRSAMITAELLEYNPKTQEKLDYFDLAAKLESEIRAKYETEGGDYNVRIIGFAKLIGDIADGAQSVVQFFFIAFVLTTLSVYLYARSIILTFLPLFCSLVSVVWQFGVLAFLGYGLDPLAILVPFLVFAIGVSHGVQQINLITAEISNGATSEEAARTSFSGLLIPGTMALVTDLVGFGTLILIPIQMIQELAITASIGVALKIITNLIMLPILASYFTFDEGFADRVARARETRLKIMRILGNIANPKTAVITLIVSTGFFIAAVVESQDRHVGALHPGSPELHPDARYNVDSTTIAEKFSLGLNLLTVVTETPTEACIKYDQMRYLNRFTWHMENVEGVSLAISLPYAVKNSSAGWNEGNLKWRALPRNQFALVQAVGPVPPSTGLLNQNCSVMSLLVFLEDAKATTIERAVEEVVAWRAANEREDVKIRLASGNMGVAAAVNQEIETSELPMMLWVYVAIVILVVLTYRDWRATIACTIPLTFATFFGYWFMELLEIGLTVATLPVMVLAVGLGVDYAFYIYNRVQFHLAEGLNITDSYKQTLFETGMAVVFTAITMAVGVSTWTFSALKFQADMGLLLTFMFSINMIMAITTLPSIAVVLDMLFPRKRPVKAPSGALAH
- a CDS encoding tellurite resistance protein TerB, with protein sequence MLDKILSLLQDGPKAPPAATVASGDVKQVAAAALMVEAARLDRDFDEGERATITRVVKEQFGLTDDAANDLVDVAEKRQKANYSDMAFINIVANSFDDGEKKDLLKMLWAVALSDGSLHKFEEHLVNHVATQLGLSADDTAAAKEAAKG
- the yihX gene encoding alpha-D-glucose 1-phosphate phosphatase YihX, which gives rise to MVQAVIWDFGGVLTTSPFEAFNRFEAERGLPKDFIRQVNSTNPDTNAWALFERSDITLAEFDDMFAKEATALGGSVTGREVVSLLSGDIRPEMVTALKRCKEKFTVGCITNNVSAGEGAGMARTEAKAAAVSEVMSLFDHVIESSKIGIRKPDPRIYEMACETLGVEASQSVYLDDLGINLKPAKALGMTTIKVLNAEQALTDLETAVGFSLR
- the yxaF gene encoding putative HTH-type transcriptional regulator YxaF: MVMENQQSNAPETEIHDARQSKGDRTRQALVETTARLLQEQGFAATGLNQIVRESGQPRGSLYFHFPGGKEELAAAAVTAGAAQVEAILQEGLAGAEHPEAVLVKTASLFAEELRASQFSKGCPVSTVALEATKATPLLQRACADAYDAWLALITTTFIRLGLPSDRSPRLARLTLSSIEGALLLAKATQDITPLNDVAADLSPLLKV
- a CDS encoding short chain dehydrogenase; this encodes MTHKILMTGITGLVGRWTAAALTRNGATIVAPVRNASKRAQGLIEWMSDHGGDAERLILVEGDLATENFLEQESLRQHLDNVTHVYSFAALMDWGLPPKLAKRVNASAVRELLDWAKAQRDLQRFVHISGYLVTSPRHREAINFDPAALATSASNPKKQLRRLYKRVGAYEASKIEADFLVRQAAVNGLPTTILNPATVIGASDTGEAHQVFGIEGLIDGLKRGTLSAVPGTPQAWTPLVTIDYVAAFAAKVPLQDADQSTDYVLLNQGTPTLKNMVGIIADELNLRAPNKHIPIWALRAVLKSGMEKRLGTPAETLAFINDYRFDTSTAEAAAVRAGIAQADIETALRKTLRFIESAAPNRVAA